In Paeniglutamicibacter kerguelensis, one genomic interval encodes:
- a CDS encoding glycosyltransferase: protein MVSHNGSAFLPRTLTALRDQTRLIDRFVGVDASSSDDSEALLRKHLPSDASILSVAPHSFGRSVKAAVDSLGQPKAGRTEWLWLIHDDSVPELDALEKLLTVVEATESVTIAGCKQLDLDSPRRLLDVGLGVNEYAERVTLIEIDEVDQGQYDARTDSFAVTSAGMLVRRDVFEELGGFDPALPGLGDDMDLCWRNRLMGHRVVVVPQARMYHRAEVVRALAGPHETRRAEVFMRLKHAAAWKIPFLMLGAVFGGLYRFLDSVLAKDPAYAFGQLGATLRAVGSPLKLSRSRAAAAATRRVPRNSIARLLTDQSKVREHRKHMLESIDHAQVYGDGTGALTSQAPSGDSRNDFAALAAPARTSAFVSAILAVLGTLAVSLVGLRALIGAPAVAGGALLPLSTTAGEIFTNATAWWQNLGAGIPGGADPFDFLLWLGALLGGGNANGSAVVLTLLAMPLAALSAWLGLGAVTRSRAARMVGGLLWGLSPVLQVSLASGRAGAVLVHVAAPLLLMALLRTVGAAADTKSRAPWDEAQNISRPGFGGVPSWTAAASASLLLAAVAAASPALGLAMVLLIVLCAIPLGSRAKTLWWVPLPAFVFQLPLVISALGNPRAVLADPGLPLAFAPAPLWAQALGFPVDFDPWAVPAGFGFLSSGPWALVLALAIGAPLIVFAVLSLFKGGRKSALPRVLWLLGLLLLAGGYAASLVPTAVSGNSLVSPFNAPFVSGFLLAMLFAAALGLAALRREREEPAPAATADREGPTEDPARKAPAGALVVASSLMALAIVAGGANWVLSQDTRRDADQTSWGTTSALRAVAPRTLPATAADRGLGRYEDRTLVLAQGTDGAVSAALMNGAGTTADALSQVATAERLQGGLLNPQVRADDAAEKLIESTVAMLVSDSALDPRPSLASLGTGFVVLQENDATASALVAQLDSVPGLVPVGKTDAGWLWRVEQQNEVAGADNATDFTSRVRVTVNGQTAALLPSHRAEVRNATVAPGEGSRMVVLSERADAGWWATLDGVPLKRTTVGPDSAGLAGTGAPQSMAWAQGFELGTQGGSLNVGYHSPFKVPVAIAQWTVLLLALLLAIPIPRSRRFATRRLDEYRTRGNAESINELDRGLHEARAKENKS from the coding sequence GTGGTATCCCACAACGGCTCAGCTTTTCTCCCACGAACCCTCACCGCACTGCGGGATCAAACACGCCTGATCGACAGGTTCGTGGGAGTCGACGCTTCATCCAGCGACGATTCCGAGGCACTGCTGCGCAAGCACCTTCCCTCGGATGCGAGCATCCTCTCCGTCGCGCCGCACAGCTTCGGCCGTTCCGTGAAGGCCGCCGTCGACTCGCTGGGCCAGCCGAAGGCCGGGCGCACCGAATGGCTGTGGCTGATCCACGACGATTCGGTTCCCGAACTCGATGCGCTGGAGAAGCTGCTCACCGTCGTCGAGGCCACCGAATCGGTGACCATCGCCGGCTGCAAGCAACTCGACCTTGATTCCCCTCGCCGCCTGCTGGACGTGGGACTCGGCGTGAACGAATACGCCGAACGGGTCACCCTCATCGAAATCGACGAGGTTGACCAGGGGCAATACGACGCGCGCACCGACTCCTTCGCCGTGACAAGCGCCGGCATGCTGGTCCGCCGCGACGTCTTCGAGGAGCTCGGCGGCTTCGACCCCGCATTGCCCGGCCTGGGCGACGACATGGACCTCTGCTGGCGCAACCGCCTGATGGGACACCGCGTGGTGGTGGTGCCGCAGGCCCGCATGTACCACAGGGCCGAAGTGGTCAGGGCGCTGGCCGGACCGCACGAGACCCGCCGTGCCGAGGTCTTTATGCGCCTGAAGCACGCAGCCGCCTGGAAGATTCCGTTCCTGATGCTCGGCGCCGTGTTCGGGGGGCTTTACAGGTTCCTTGATTCGGTCTTGGCCAAGGATCCCGCCTACGCCTTCGGGCAGCTGGGCGCGACGCTGCGCGCGGTCGGCTCGCCCCTGAAACTTTCCCGCTCGCGGGCCGCGGCCGCGGCGACCCGCCGCGTGCCAAGAAACTCGATCGCGCGACTGCTCACCGACCAGTCCAAGGTGCGCGAACACCGCAAGCACATGCTCGAGAGCATCGACCACGCGCAGGTCTACGGCGACGGCACCGGCGCGCTGACCTCGCAGGCCCCGAGCGGCGACTCACGCAACGACTTCGCGGCCCTCGCCGCTCCCGCCCGCACTTCCGCATTCGTCAGTGCGATCCTGGCGGTCCTTGGCACCCTGGCCGTTTCCCTGGTGGGGCTGCGCGCATTGATCGGCGCCCCCGCCGTCGCCGGCGGGGCGCTGCTCCCGCTGTCGACCACCGCGGGCGAGATCTTCACCAACGCCACCGCCTGGTGGCAAAACCTCGGCGCCGGGATCCCCGGCGGCGCCGACCCGTTCGACTTCCTGCTCTGGCTGGGCGCCCTGCTCGGCGGCGGCAACGCGAACGGATCGGCGGTGGTGCTGACCCTGCTGGCCATGCCCCTTGCGGCGCTCAGCGCCTGGCTTGGGTTGGGGGCCGTGACCCGTTCACGGGCGGCACGCATGGTCGGCGGACTGCTCTGGGGCCTGTCCCCGGTGTTGCAGGTGTCGCTGGCCTCCGGCCGCGCCGGCGCGGTGCTGGTGCACGTTGCGGCGCCGCTGCTGCTGATGGCGCTCCTGCGCACCGTCGGCGCCGCTGCGGACACCAAGTCGCGTGCCCCGTGGGACGAAGCCCAGAACATTTCCCGCCCGGGATTCGGCGGCGTCCCCTCGTGGACGGCCGCGGCCTCGGCTTCGCTGCTGCTGGCCGCCGTCGCGGCGGCCTCCCCGGCGCTCGGCCTGGCCATGGTGCTGCTTATTGTCCTGTGCGCGATCCCGTTGGGTTCGCGGGCCAAGACCCTGTGGTGGGTGCCGCTTCCGGCGTTTGTCTTCCAGCTCCCGCTGGTCATCTCCGCGCTGGGCAACCCGCGGGCGGTGTTGGCGGACCCCGGCCTGCCGCTGGCCTTTGCCCCGGCCCCCCTGTGGGCCCAGGCCCTCGGCTTCCCCGTTGACTTCGACCCGTGGGCGGTCCCTGCCGGTTTTGGTTTCCTGTCCTCCGGGCCGTGGGCGCTGGTCCTGGCGCTGGCCATCGGTGCCCCCCTGATCGTTTTTGCTGTGCTTTCACTCTTCAAGGGCGGCCGTAAGTCGGCACTGCCCCGGGTGCTGTGGCTGCTCGGCCTGCTGCTGCTGGCCGGCGGATACGCCGCGAGCCTGGTCCCGACCGCGGTTTCCGGCAACTCCTTGGTGAGCCCGTTCAACGCCCCGTTTGTCTCTGGTTTCCTCCTGGCGATGCTCTTCGCCGCGGCGCTGGGCCTCGCGGCACTGCGCCGGGAACGGGAAGAGCCGGCACCCGCCGCAACGGCGGACCGCGAAGGACCGACCGAGGACCCGGCACGCAAGGCCCCGGCCGGTGCACTGGTGGTGGCTTCATCCTTGATGGCGCTGGCTATTGTTGCCGGCGGCGCCAACTGGGTGTTGTCCCAGGACACCCGGCGCGATGCCGACCAGACCTCGTGGGGAACCACCAGCGCGCTGCGCGCTGTTGCCCCGCGCACCCTGCCGGCCACGGCCGCCGACAGGGGACTTGGCCGCTACGAGGACCGCACGCTGGTGCTCGCCCAGGGCACGGACGGCGCGGTCTCGGCGGCGCTGATGAACGGCGCGGGAACCACCGCCGACGCGCTGTCCCAGGTTGCCACGGCCGAACGGCTCCAGGGCGGCCTGCTGAACCCGCAGGTACGCGCGGACGACGCGGCGGAAAAGCTCATCGAGTCGACCGTGGCCATGCTGGTCTCCGACTCGGCCCTTGACCCGCGCCCGTCCCTGGCCTCGCTGGGCACCGGATTCGTGGTGCTCCAGGAAAACGACGCCACGGCCTCCGCGCTGGTGGCGCAGCTGGATTCGGTGCCGGGCCTGGTGCCCGTGGGCAAGACCGATGCCGGCTGGCTCTGGCGGGTCGAACAGCAGAACGAGGTGGCCGGCGCCGACAACGCAACGGACTTCACCTCCCGGGTCCGGGTGACAGTCAACGGGCAAACCGCTGCGCTGCTGCCATCGCACCGGGCCGAGGTGCGCAACGCCACCGTGGCACCGGGGGAGGGGAGCCGGATGGTCGTGCTTTCCGAACGCGCCGATGCGGGTTGGTGGGCCACCCTTGACGGGGTTCCGCTGAAGCGGACGACCGTCGGGCCCGACAGTGCCGGGCTGGCCGGCACCGGGGCTCCGCAGTCGATGGCATGGGCCCAGGGATTTGAACTGGGCACCCAGGGCGGCTCCCTGAACGTCGGCTACCACAGCCCGTTCAAGGTTCCGGTGGCCATCGCCCAATGGACGGTGCTGTTGCTGGCGCTGCTGCTGGCCATCCCGATTCCGCGCAGCCGCCGGTTCGCCACACGCCGACTGGATGAATACCGCACCCGCGGAAACGCCGAAAGCATCAACGAGCTCGATCGCGGACTCCACGAAGCGCGAGCCAAGGAGAACAAGTCATGA